The following coding sequences lie in one Zingiber officinale cultivar Zhangliang chromosome 2B, Zo_v1.1, whole genome shotgun sequence genomic window:
- the LOC122046273 gene encoding protein LONGIFOLIA 2-like yields the protein MNASRRTGLACVWVSGVSWRRGLRSDLEEERGTVALTEMTPAVVSHRGGVENQRLQRQMGCMAGLLHLFDRGFIGRRRSFSVRSLPVASTAGSASPSAKSEASSALSVFKESHLPPPSPSIARPSSEMGGVSGETPARRSLPLPLQAFESADEGKTSWRTIRDSPRLSLDSRAVVDSKGKIRPREIRTAVSVSTGSPTDASEAGEEQRRSPSVVARLMGLDGLSSDDREGGSAPDRVELRRSASEARARKDPSCHGVDSGSPATAESEPISAEEFFKSISVSKFKLTNLTMAKPQLQRKIFDVQDFFPEPKQSWALHGEIEKWLRMRGFNDSTKGTETVKQILEALQLKGLLHRNPSHLVNDRRNPFAYQRSSDVVQTPIVIMNPATKPPRLPPRSGASRQSPPPIRRQPTPVDRPTSGRNEQRNRGLRSPESLSSPVKRLPDNAAVQKSSLRPQTISPVSSPKRSPKRSGSDPLRSPGTQRPTADPSPVGKNYSPAEDDTFATFSESSGSASSQLDFERSLAEEYRSGRTVLQRCNKLVDSIAEFTGVEKVSVVDRQPSPVSVLDSLSFLGSPSPSPLSKRCIDFKDRQTDEWEESQWSSTESTNDGDVDIWPEDVDHDYAYVCEVVRACHRYKESCGAVYAMLEKRHAGNSCKADRLHRRLVFDTVAEILDRKRRVSSREAFSRTAPSSPACLAGGDELLLRQVWTELQRIREQLAAEEEESNVEDTAVVSAVRKDINAGLTDGWTRPGAEMSDAILHIERLIFKELVSETIHDLAAATSRRRRLPRRKLDL from the exons ATGAATGCGAGCCGACGCACAGGGCTCGCATGTGTATGGGTGAGCGGAGTGAGTTGGCGTCGGGGGTTGAGATCTGACCTGGAAGAGGAGAGGGGGACGGTGGCGCTGACGGAGATGACGCCCGCCGTCGTCAGCCACAGAGGAGGAGTGGAGAACCAGCGCCTTCAGCGGCAGATGGGGTGCATGGCGGGGCTCCTCCATCTCTTTGACCGCGGCTTCATTGGCCGGAGGCGTAGTTTCTCCGTCCGCAGCCTTCCCGTAGCCTCG ACGGCTGGGTCGGCTTCGCCGTCAGCCAAGTCGGAGGCTTCGTCGGCATTGTCGGTCTTCAAGGAGAGCCATCTTCCACCTCCTTCGCCGTCGATTGCTCGCCCTTCCTCCGAAATGGGCGGCGTCTCGGGGGAGACTCCTGCGCGGCGGTCTCTTCCCCTGCCGCTCCAGGCCTTCGAGAGCGCTGACGAAGGGAAGACCTCATGGAGGACGATCCGCGACTCTCCGAGGCTCTCTCTCGATAGCCGCGCGGTGGTTGATTCCAAGGGTAAGATCCGTCCGCGAGAGATCCGTACGGCTGTGTCGGTCAGCACCGGGAGCCCAACGGACGCCTCCGAAGCGGGAGAGGAACAGAGGCGGTCCCCAAGCGTCGTCGCGAGGCTAATGGGGCTCGACGGCCTTTCGAGCGATGACCGGGAAGGTGGATCTGCTCCTGATCGGGTCGAGCTCCGGCGATCCGCCTCTGAGGCACGCGCTCGGAAAGACCCGTCGTGCCACGGCGTTGACTCCGGCTCTCCGGCGACGGCGGAATCTGAGCCAATATCTGCGGAGGAATTCTTTAAGTCGATCAGCGTTTCTAAATTCAAGCTCACTAACTTGACGATGGCAAAGCCACAACTCCAGAGGAAGATCTTCGACGTCCAGGACTTCTTCCCCGAGCCGAAACAGTCTTGGGCACTTCACGGCGAGATCGAGAAGTGGCTCCGGATGCGAGGATTCAACGATTCGACGAAGGGCACGGAAACCGTAAAGCAGATTTTGGAGGCGCTTCAGCTCAAGGGGCTCCTCCACCGCAACCCTTCTCACTTGGTCAATGACCGCCGCAATCCTTTTGCCTACCAACGCAGTAGCGATGTTGTTCAAACTCCAATCGTGATCATGAATCCAGCAACCAAACCGCCTCGGCTTCCGCCCAGAAGTGGCGCCAGTCGCCAGAGCCCTCCTCCTATCCGCCGCCAGCCCACGCCGGTCGATCGCCCGACCAGTGGAAGGAATGAGCAAAGGAATCGAGGACTGCGATCGCCTGAGAGCCTAAGCTCGCCGGTAAAGCGGCTTCCGGATAATGCGGCAGTTCAGAAGAGTTCGCTGCGGCCACAAACAATCTCTCCGGTGTCTTCCCCCAAACGCAGCCCAAAGCGATCGGGGTCCGATCCGCTTCGATCGCCGGGGACTCAACGACCAACAGCTGATCCATCCCCAGTAGGGAAGAACTATTCACCCGCGGAGGACGATACCTTCGCCACATTTTCCGAGAGCAGTGGCAGTGCGTCCTCCCAGTTAGACTTCGAG AGATCGCTGGCGGAGGAGTACAGATCGGGGCGTACTGTTTTGCAGCGATGCAACAAGCTGGTCGACAGCATTGCGGAGTTCACCGGGGTGGAGAAGGTTTCTGTGGTGGACCGGCAGCCGAGCCCCGTCTCCGTTCTTGACTCCCTCTCATTCCTTGGCTCGCCTTCTCCCTCGCCGCTCAGCAAGCGATGCATCGATTTCAAAG ATCGGCAAACGGACGAGTGGGAGGAGTCGCAATGGTCCTCAACCGAATCGACCAACGACGGAGACGTGGACATCTGGCCGGAGGATGTGGACCACGACTACGCCTACGTGTGCGAGGTCGTCCGCGCCTGCCACCGCTACAAGGAGTCGTGCGGCGCCGTGTACGCGATGCTGGAGAAGCGCCACGCCGGCAACTCGTGCAAGGCGGACCGCCTCCACCGCCGCCTCGTCTTCGATACCGTGGCCGAGATCCTCGACAGAAAGCGCCGGGTCTCCTCTCGGGAAGCCTTCTCCCGCACCGCTCCCTCTTCGCCGGCGTGTCTCGCCGGGGGCGACGAGTTGCTTCTGCGACAGGTCTGGACGGAGTTGCAGCGCATACGCGAACAGCTGGCAGCTGAGGAGGAGGAGAGCAACGTGGAGGACACCGCCGTGGTCAGCGCGGTCCGGAAGGACATCAACGCAGGGCTGACCGACGGTTGGACCAGGCCGGGCGCCGAAATGTCCGACGCCATCCTCCACATCGAGCGCCTTATCTTCAAGGAACTCGTCTCGGAGACAATCCACGATCTCGCCGCTGCCACctcccgccgccgccgcctcccccGCCGCAAGCTCGACCTGTAA